Below is a window of candidate division WOR-3 bacterium DNA.
CAAGGACGGTTTTTCAGTGAAGGACAGTCCTTGAAAGGCATGGAGTCTGTTATGCGAACTTATTTTATTACCGATTTTAATATAACCATAGCCGGTTTCAGGACGGTCCGGTTCTATTCCGTAAGTCACAAGATAATCGTCTTCCGCGAATCTGCGGCTGAACTTCAGAGCGGCGATGAAGTTTTTGTCGGGATATATCAGATGGTCTGCCGGCATCACATGTATGATACCGTCGCCGTATCTGCGCTTCAAGGTTACGGCGGCTAAACAGATTGCAGCCGCGGTGTTGCGTCTCATCGGCTCGATTATAATCTGTTCTTTTCCCACGTATCGGTATACAAGTTTCTTGAGGCTTTGCGGAATGATCAGAACCCGTTCGTTCTTTTTAAAATAGGATTTTATTCTGTTTAATGTCTGGACAATAAGCGGTGTCTTGTTGAAGACGGAAAGGAACTGTTTGGGAAAGTTGGGTTGACTTACGGGCCAGAATCGTTCTCCTCGACCACCGGCAAGGATTACAGCGAACTTTTTAATTTTCCACCTCCTTCAACTTGAACAGGATACTGCCGATCTTCATCTTCGCCCTGATCTGAACCGGATACCGCTTTTCATCGTCAGAATACCAGATATCCATACTGCCTTTTGAACCGAAGACCCCTTTACCCGTTGTCTGGGGTGAAACAAGAATCGTGTTGAATTCTCCTCCGGGCGTTTTGATCTTCTCTTTCTTCACCACCGGACACAGAATTTCGTGGTTTTCCATGGATTTGTGAATCCTTACCACTATGGTGTCGCCGATTTTTAGAGGTATGGTGCGGAGATAATACCAGAAACTGAGCAGGTCCCTTGTCTGCGCGGCTATTTCAAAGATTAAAGAATCATCGTAGACCACATAGAGGCTGTCGTGATTAAAGACCAGTTTTGAGCGGTGGTGATATTTACTTTCGTTCAACTTTTCTTCATAGAAAAGGGGTAAGAGGCCGGTCGTCTCGGCATAGACGTCTATGGTGTCATTCAAAGAAAAGAGGAAGCTGAGGCCCGGGCTTGAGTTTATGACCGATCTGAAGTGATAGCAGGTCGTACTGTCATAGGACAGGGTGTCTTTGATCTCCAGGGTCATACTTCCGAGGGTGATGAATGAGAACCTGGCGACATAGTCAAGTTTTTCTCCGACCATGAAACAGAGCAGGAATATTATCGGATTCATATCACCAAACTGTTCAATCTTTCGATCCTTGAATCAAGAGGGGGATGTGTGGCGAAGAGCCCCGCTGCATTCATCCGATCCTTGCCGAAAGGACTGGCGATAAAGAGGTGGGCGTTTGATTGGGAAGCTCGTTTCAGGGGTTTGTGGGCGTCACGCAGTTTTGCGAGTGCCTGTGCAAGTCCCTGAGGATACCGGGTGATGTATGCGCCTGAGGCGTCGGCGAGATACTCGCGCTGGCGTGATATCGCCGCTCTGATCAACGCGACGAACAGCGGTGCGATGATCGCCAGGACTAAACCTACGACAATGAGAATCAAACCGAGCTGGCCGCCGGTTCTTCGACTGCTCCTTCGACGGCCTCCCCAGAACATCGAGCGAAGCAAGAAGTCTCTGAGAAGAATGATTAATCCGCCGATCGCCGCGACAACGGTCATAAGCAGGATATCATAATTCCTTATATGGGCGATTTCGTGGGCGATAACGCCCTGGAGTTCCTGACGGTTCATTATCTCCAGTAGTCCGGTCGTCACCGCAACCGATGCATTCTGAGGGTTGCGTCCGGTTGCAAAGGCATTGGGAGCGGGTGAGGGGGTGATATAAACCTTTGGTTTTGGTATACCCGCGGCGATTGAAACCTCTTCCACAACATTATGGAGCATCTTGAATTCCTCTGGGTCGGCAGGGACCGAACCCGTGGAAGAGAGAGCCAGTTTGTCGGAATTATAATAGAGGATTACATTGTAGAGAATGATAAATACCGCAAAACCGACATATCCGATGAGTCCCCAGTCGAGAATCCGGATTATCGTATAACCGAGAACGGCGAGGAACAGGGTTGTGATGAGGATAAATAAAAAAGTTTTTCGTTTATTCGCAGCAATTAAATCGTATAGCGTTTCACCCATTAAAACTTAACCTTGGGGACGGTCTTTTTCTCCTCTTCCGGTGCTTCAAAAAATTCACGGAGTTTGAAATTGAAGAGCGCCGCGACGATCGTCTGAGGAAACTTCTGAATCGTCGTATTATAATCCATCACGACATCATTATAAAACTGCCGTGCGAATGCAATCTTGTTTTCAGTAGCCGTCAGTTCTTCCTGTAATTTCAAGAAGTTTTCATTCGCCTTCAGCTGGGGATAGTTTTCCGCCACTGCAAAGAGGGATTTCAGGGTGGCGGTGAGCATATTGTTCGCTTCAGCCGCTTCTTTGGGGTTGGTCGCACCCATTGCCCTTGAACGAAGTTCAGCCACTTTCTCGAAGACTTCCTTTTCATGCTTGGCATATCCTTTTACAGTCTCGACGAGATTCGGAATCAGGTCGTATCTTCGTTTCAGCTGCACATCGATTTGAGCCCAGCCGTTGTCAACGCGCATCTTTTTAACCACAAGACGGTTGTATATGCCGATGAAAACGACCACCAAAATTATTATTAGTATTAATAAGATAATCATCTTTCCTCCATAAGTTTATTTTATACATATTTCCGAACTTGTCAAGTTTCTTGACTTGACAAATTATTTTAATATAATCTTGATAGAAAATGACGAATCGCACCATCAAAAACTTCGAAATCAAAGAGCTTATTGCCACGGGCGGTATGGCGGCTATTTATAAGGCGGTTCAGGTATCCCTGGACCGCATTGTAGCAGTCAAGATACTCCATGGACATCTTGCCCAGGACAAAAATTTCATAACGAGATTCGAGAGGGAGGCGAAAGCCGCCGCCAACCTCAAACATGAGAATATCGTGAATATCATTGATTATGGTAAGGCGGAAGAGGTCTACTTTATCGCAATGGAGTATGTGGAGGGAAAGAGTCTCAAGGAGTTGATCAGTGAAATTAAATTCATCCCCTGTGACATCGCCCTCGCGATTGCGCAGCAGATCGTGTACGGCCTCGACCATGCGCATAAAAAGGGTGTGGTCCATCGGGATATCAAGCCGGCTAACATCCTGATCGGGTATGACGGCATCGTGAAGATTGCGGATTTCGGTCTGGCACAGGCACAGGATTTGACCTCGGTGACGGTGACCGGTTCGATCGTCGGCACCCCGGCTTATATGTCTCCGGAACAAGCCGGCGGCAAAAGGGTCGACAGCCGGACAGATATTTTTTCACTGGGAGTCGTCATTTACGAGATGATCACCGGCATCAAACCGTTTTCCGGCGAAAACTACTCTTCGGTGATCCATGAAATCTTGACCGTGACCCCGCCCAGGCCGGTTGAAGCCAATCCATTGATCTCCAGAGAGATAAACGATATTATCGAGAAGATGCTCGAGAAGGATCTTGATAAGAGGTACCAGGATATCGCCAAAGTGAATGAAGATATTACTTCATATTTTAAGGCGAAGAATATCGAGATTTCCCGGAAAGAGATCGGTGGATTTATCAGTACGCCGGACGAACAATTCGCCGAGGTGGTTAAAGAGAGAAAGGCGAAACATTTTGAACGAGGACTTTACTTTCTCAGTCTCGGTGGGAACAGGATCGACGATGCGATTTCTGAATTCAGCAAGGTGCTTCATCTGGATCCGGATGATGATAAGGCGAAGAAATACCTTACTGATTTGAGGAACAAAAAAGCGAAACAGAAAGTCCTTCCGGCAAAACCCGAAGAGCCTGCCGAACCGGTCGCCAAACGAAATATACTTCCTTTTGTGGGAATCGGTCTCGGATTACTGGCTCTACTCGCCGTTATCTTCGGGATTTTCAGAAAACCGACGGCTGAGAAACCACTGCTTACAGATGCGGATACTGAAGAATTTTCTTTTGTTCAGATCACTTCAAAACCGGGTATGGCGGCTGTTTTCCTTGACGGCGAAAATACCGGCAGGTTTACGCCGACACGGCTCGGCAGCCTTGAGCCCGGAGAACACAAGATTGTTTTGAAAAAGGAGGGATTCCAGGATTTCACAGAAGGTTTTAAAGTAAAAGGTGGGGATACCATTAAGTTGAATGCCGTACTTAGTGAACTGAAAAGCGAGGTGGAATACGGTGCGATTCGGATAACCTCAAAACCATCAGATGCCTATGTCTTTCTTGATGACAAAAAGACCGGGTTCAAAACACCCTGTACCATTGAAAAAGTCGAAAAGGGGATACACCGAATCAAGGTGGTCAAAAAAGGTTACAGACCGGCGGAAGCGAGCCGCACGATCTCTCCGAAGAAGACGACGACCGTTTCATTCACCATGCAGAAGATCAAAGAGCCTGCCGCCTCAGAGCGGTTTTCATACTTGAAGATTAATGTTGATCCCTGGGCGAAGATCTATA
It encodes the following:
- a CDS encoding zinc metalloprotease HtpX codes for the protein MGETLYDLIAANKRKTFLFILITTLFLAVLGYTIIRILDWGLIGYVGFAVFIILYNVILYYNSDKLALSSTGSVPADPEEFKMLHNVVEEVSIAAGIPKPKVYITPSPAPNAFATGRNPQNASVAVTTGLLEIMNRQELQGVIAHEIAHIRNYDILLMTVVAAIGGLIILLRDFLLRSMFWGGRRRSSRRTGGQLGLILIVVGLVLAIIAPLFVALIRAAISRQREYLADASGAYITRYPQGLAQALAKLRDAHKPLKRASQSNAHLFIASPFGKDRMNAAGLFATHPPLDSRIERLNSLVI
- a CDS encoding LemA family protein: MIILLILIIILVVVFIGIYNRLVVKKMRVDNGWAQIDVQLKRRYDLIPNLVETVKGYAKHEKEVFEKVAELRSRAMGATNPKEAAEANNMLTATLKSLFAVAENYPQLKANENFLKLQEELTATENKIAFARQFYNDVVMDYNTTIQKFPQTIVAALFNFKLREFFEAPEEEKKTVPKVKF
- a CDS encoding PEGA domain-containing protein — protein: MTNRTIKNFEIKELIATGGMAAIYKAVQVSLDRIVAVKILHGHLAQDKNFITRFEREAKAAANLKHENIVNIIDYGKAEEVYFIAMEYVEGKSLKELISEIKFIPCDIALAIAQQIVYGLDHAHKKGVVHRDIKPANILIGYDGIVKIADFGLAQAQDLTSVTVTGSIVGTPAYMSPEQAGGKRVDSRTDIFSLGVVIYEMITGIKPFSGENYSSVIHEILTVTPPRPVEANPLISREINDIIEKMLEKDLDKRYQDIAKVNEDITSYFKAKNIEISRKEIGGFISTPDEQFAEVVKERKAKHFERGLYFLSLGGNRIDDAISEFSKVLHLDPDDDKAKKYLTDLRNKKAKQKVLPAKPEEPAEPVAKRNILPFVGIGLGLLALLAVIFGIFRKPTAEKPLLTDADTEEFSFVQITSKPGMAAVFLDGENTGRFTPTRLGSLEPGEHKIVLKKEGFQDFTEGFKVKGGDTIKLNAVLSELKSEVEYGAIRITSKPSDAYVFLDDKKTGFKTPCTIEKVEKGIHRIKVVKKGYRPAEASRTISPKKTTTVSFTMQKIKEPAASERFSYLKINVDPWAKIYIDGKYRETTPIAEPIKVSSGTHTIKLSNPNFQTYEKKMKFKPGETKILDVKLRKLDGYLKLTVK
- a CDS encoding DUF3108 domain-containing protein; this translates as MNPIIFLLCFMVGEKLDYVARFSFITLGSMTLEIKDTLSYDSTTCYHFRSVINSSPGLSFLFSLNDTIDVYAETTGLLPLFYEEKLNESKYHHRSKLVFNHDSLYVVYDDSLIFEIAAQTRDLLSFWYYLRTIPLKIGDTIVVRIHKSMENHEILCPVVKKEKIKTPGGEFNTILVSPQTTGKGVFGSKGSMDIWYSDDEKRYPVQIRAKMKIGSILFKLKEVEN